Proteins from one Streptomyces sp. 840.1 genomic window:
- a CDS encoding pyridoxamine 5'-phosphate oxidase family protein translates to MTNHAATPSHGERRLQAHLGSQERADAFYDRQVHAHLTAPMRDFIHRQSMVFVSTADARGQCDATFRAGPPGFVVVLDDQTLAYPEYRGNGVLASAGNITENPHVGLLFMDFTHDHIGLHVNGSAGLVGDHDLRGAHPWIPADAAPGRRPVLWTLIGIHEAYVHCSKHIPHLEPAPRALSAHARPKDPDYFTEDLVPSVVAEPGHEIPSEHTRRLER, encoded by the coding sequence GTGACGAACCACGCCGCCACCCCCTCGCACGGAGAGCGCCGGCTGCAGGCTCATCTGGGCAGCCAGGAGCGCGCCGACGCCTTCTACGACCGGCAGGTCCACGCGCACCTCACCGCGCCGATGCGTGACTTCATCCACCGCCAGTCGATGGTCTTCGTCTCCACCGCTGATGCCCGCGGGCAGTGCGACGCCACCTTCCGCGCGGGGCCCCCCGGTTTCGTCGTTGTCCTGGACGACCAGACCCTGGCCTACCCCGAGTACCGCGGCAACGGCGTCCTGGCCAGCGCAGGCAACATCACCGAGAACCCTCACGTCGGACTACTCTTCATGGATTTCACCCATGACCACATAGGGCTGCACGTCAACGGCTCCGCCGGGCTCGTCGGTGATCACGACCTGCGTGGCGCCCACCCCTGGATACCGGCCGACGCCGCCCCCGGACGCAGGCCCGTACTGTGGACGCTGATCGGCATCCACGAGGCATATGTGCACTGCTCCAAACACATCCCGCACCTCGAACCGGCGCCCCGCGCGCTGTCCGCGCACGCACGCCCCAAGGACCCCGACTACTTCACCGAGGACCTCGTTCCTTCCGTCGTCGCGGAGCCCGGTCACGAAATACCTTCTGAGCACACCAGGAGGCTCGAACGCTGA
- a CDS encoding LysR family transcriptional regulator, whose amino-acid sequence MEPSLTGLRVLREIAERGSFTAAAAGLGYTQSAVSRQVAALERAAGVKLFDRRPGGVALTAPGLTLLRHAVVALEALAAAERELKGAAPERSVVRLGTFASAGALILPRTLAVLRRTQPGIRVTTREATTPALVRALRARTVDLAVLSVRPPYRPLDDQTPRLECETLLETELLLAVPADSALGSRATADLEELADQEWIASTSNPAEPMMGVWPGLPGRPRITHTARDWLTKLHLVAAGCGITTVPPGLADAVPTGVRLVEVRGGPAERRRVVLARLPGPNPPAFAQVVQVLRREAARRPD is encoded by the coding sequence ATGGAGCCCTCACTGACCGGCTTGCGGGTCCTGAGGGAGATTGCCGAACGCGGCAGCTTCACCGCCGCCGCCGCAGGGCTCGGCTATACCCAGTCTGCTGTCTCGCGGCAGGTCGCCGCCCTCGAACGCGCCGCCGGGGTCAAGCTGTTCGACCGCCGCCCCGGCGGCGTCGCCCTCACCGCGCCGGGCTTGACCCTGCTGCGGCACGCGGTCGTCGCGCTGGAGGCACTGGCCGCAGCCGAGCGCGAGCTGAAGGGAGCGGCACCCGAACGCAGTGTGGTGCGGCTCGGCACCTTCGCCAGCGCCGGAGCGCTCATTCTGCCGCGCACGCTCGCCGTCCTGCGCCGCACGCAACCTGGCATCCGCGTCACGACACGCGAGGCCACCACTCCGGCGCTGGTGCGCGCGCTGCGGGCGCGCACGGTCGACCTGGCCGTCCTGTCGGTCCGACCGCCCTACCGGCCCCTGGACGATCAGACTCCCCGTCTGGAGTGCGAGACGCTGCTGGAGACAGAGCTGCTCCTCGCGGTACCGGCCGACAGTGCGCTGGGCAGCCGAGCCACGGCGGACCTGGAAGAACTGGCCGATCAGGAATGGATCGCCAGTACCTCCAACCCCGCCGAGCCGATGATGGGCGTCTGGCCAGGTCTGCCTGGGCGGCCCCGCATCACCCACACCGCCCGCGACTGGCTGACCAAACTTCACCTGGTCGCAGCGGGCTGCGGCATCACCACCGTGCCGCCGGGGCTGGCCGACGCGGTTCCCACGGGCGTGCGCCTGGTCGAGGTCCGCGGTGGGCCCGCCGAACGCCGGCGGGTCGTCCTGGCCCGCCTCCCCGGCCCGAACCCGCCGGCTTTCGCCCAGGTTGTCCAGGTCCTGCGCCGTGAGGCGGCCCGTCGGCCCGACTGA
- a CDS encoding globin domain-containing protein — MMPIPPTSREVSLVRSSLAVVAPQATELTVYFYAILFARYPDVRSLFPENMDVQRDRLLRGLLRIIDLVDDVDSLVKFCSRLGRDHRKFGTLEAHYPAVGECLLAALARYAGTAWNDEVAAAWARSYGVASHVMIAAAADDIRLRPATWEAQIIDRAYRGHGIAEITVRPDLPYPFVAGQYVSMETPWHPRAWRHYSPSHPPRPDGTLTFHVRAVRGGPVSNALVYQAAPGHTVRLGPPQGDMTLASAGDRDLVCVAGGTGLAPIRALLLEAAEHQMRRYVDLFVGARTAEELYGLDDMLRMAQRHYWLTVRASVSHQEIPGQQGTLPQVLREFGPWDRHEAFLCGPPVMVTTAFDTLLRQGTPRAHIHHDPIDTPVLTAPLTPHRPGLENDTL; from the coding sequence ATGATGCCCATACCCCCGACGAGCAGAGAGGTCTCGCTGGTGCGCTCCAGCCTGGCGGTCGTTGCACCGCAGGCCACGGAGCTGACCGTGTACTTCTACGCCATCCTCTTCGCTCGATATCCCGACGTCCGGAGCCTGTTCCCCGAGAACATGGACGTCCAGCGTGACCGGCTGCTGCGCGGACTCCTGCGCATCATCGACCTGGTCGACGACGTGGACAGCCTTGTGAAGTTCTGCTCCCGGCTGGGGCGCGACCACCGCAAGTTCGGGACCTTGGAGGCGCACTACCCCGCAGTGGGGGAATGTCTGCTGGCCGCCTTGGCCCGCTATGCGGGGACGGCCTGGAACGACGAGGTCGCCGCTGCCTGGGCCCGGTCCTACGGTGTCGCTTCGCACGTGATGATCGCGGCCGCGGCCGATGACATCCGCCTGCGCCCGGCCACCTGGGAGGCGCAGATCATCGACCGTGCGTACCGAGGGCACGGGATCGCCGAGATCACCGTCCGCCCCGATCTGCCCTACCCCTTCGTGGCCGGACAGTACGTGAGCATGGAAACTCCCTGGCATCCCCGTGCGTGGCGGCACTACTCCCCCTCCCACCCGCCGCGTCCGGACGGCACCCTCACCTTCCATGTGCGGGCTGTTCGCGGTGGGCCGGTGAGCAACGCGCTGGTGTATCAAGCAGCGCCAGGTCATACCGTGCGGCTGGGACCGCCGCAGGGCGACATGACACTCGCCTCGGCAGGAGACCGTGATCTGGTGTGCGTGGCGGGCGGTACCGGCCTTGCGCCGATTCGCGCCCTGCTGCTGGAAGCGGCCGAACACCAAATGCGCCGATATGTCGACCTGTTCGTCGGGGCCCGTACCGCCGAGGAGCTGTACGGCCTCGACGACATGCTGCGGATGGCGCAGCGCCACTACTGGCTGACTGTCCGCGCATCCGTTTCCCACCAGGAGATTCCCGGCCAGCAGGGCACGCTCCCGCAGGTCCTGCGTGAATTCGGCCCCTGGGACCGGCACGAGGCCTTTCTGTGCGGCCCGCCCGTCATGGTCACCACGGCCTTTGACACTCTCCTGCGCCAGGGAACCCCACGGGCGCACATCCATCACGACCCGATCGACACCCCTGTGCTCACCGCTCCCCTCACACCGCACCGACCCGGTCTGGAGAATGACACCCTGTGA
- a CDS encoding FAD-dependent oxidoreductase, with translation MTRHERTVDVLVVGAGPAGLGAAAELAASGVRVEVLEREQDAGGVPRHCHHDGFGGRRTTGGVSGPEYARRCTAAAERAGATLRTGITVTGWAGPRTLDATGPGGLERITARAVLLATGARERPRSARLVPGTRPAGVYTTGELQQAVHLHHQHIGTRAVVVGDEPVGHAAAGTLRVAGVEVAALVTGRPPQPLAVLRRGPGAPVLSRTSVTGLSGRGRLTGVTVRHEDGRTTTLRCDTVVFTGDWIPDHELARRGELALDPGTRGPAHDASYRTGEPGVFAIGNLLHAVESAGTAAAEGRAVAAPVLRHLVTGSWPARRAALAVEAPLTWIAPNLIGPDDDRPLDNRFVLRTGRRRATPLFEVRQDGRLLHRQRLLLPARPGFPVHLSADWLDRADPHGATVRVRLL, from the coding sequence ATGACCCGCCACGAGCGCACGGTCGACGTACTGGTCGTCGGAGCGGGCCCGGCCGGACTCGGCGCGGCGGCCGAACTCGCCGCGTCCGGGGTACGGGTGGAGGTCCTGGAGCGCGAGCAGGACGCGGGCGGCGTCCCCCGCCACTGCCACCACGACGGCTTCGGCGGCCGCCGGACCACCGGCGGCGTGAGCGGGCCCGAGTACGCCAGGCGGTGCACGGCCGCCGCCGAACGGGCCGGCGCCACCCTGCGCACCGGCATCACCGTCACCGGCTGGGCCGGCCCCCGCACACTCGACGCCACCGGGCCGGGCGGGCTGGAACGGATCACCGCCCGCGCGGTCCTCCTCGCCACCGGCGCCCGGGAACGCCCCCGCAGCGCCCGGCTCGTCCCCGGCACCCGCCCCGCGGGCGTCTACACCACCGGGGAGCTCCAGCAGGCCGTCCACCTCCACCACCAGCACATCGGAACCCGCGCCGTGGTCGTCGGCGACGAACCCGTGGGCCATGCGGCGGCCGGCACCCTGCGCGTCGCCGGGGTCGAGGTCGCCGCCCTGGTGACCGGCCGTCCGCCGCAGCCCCTCGCCGTGCTGCGCCGGGGGCCCGGCGCGCCGGTGCTCAGCCGCACCTCCGTGACCGGCCTGTCCGGGCGCGGCAGGCTCACCGGAGTCACGGTCCGCCACGAGGACGGCCGGACCACGACCCTGCGCTGCGACACCGTCGTCTTCACGGGCGACTGGATCCCCGACCACGAACTGGCCCGGCGGGGCGAGCTCGCCCTCGACCCCGGCACCCGGGGGCCCGCCCACGACGCCTCGTACCGGACCGGCGAACCGGGCGTCTTCGCCATCGGCAACCTGCTGCACGCGGTGGAGAGTGCCGGCACCGCCGCCGCCGAGGGGCGGGCCGTCGCCGCCCCCGTACTGCGCCATCTGGTAACCGGGTCCTGGCCCGCAAGGCGGGCGGCGCTCGCGGTCGAGGCGCCGCTGACGTGGATCGCGCCCAATCTCATCGGTCCCGACGACGACCGGCCGCTGGACAACCGCTTCGTCCTGCGCACCGGGCGGCGCCGGGCCACCCCGCTGTTCGAGGTCAGGCAGGACGGGCGGCTGCTGCACCGGCAACGGCTCCTGCTGCCCGCCAGACCGGGTTTCCCCGTCCACCTGTCCGCGGACTGGCTGGACCGGGCGGACCCGCACGGCGCCACGGTACGGGTCCGGCTGCTCTGA
- a CDS encoding tautomerase family protein, whose product MPFVEIYLRKGRTPEFRQALSAAVHASMREVFQIPEDDFFHVVHDMEPGDILHPSTFFGIERSTDSVIIRMTFNHRPPEQKAALFEAVADRITATTGMRREDILMTVLETASENWWVHGRTVDPDTGFDTRMSPEAMRAGHVG is encoded by the coding sequence ATGCCATTCGTCGAGATCTATCTGCGCAAGGGCAGGACACCGGAATTCCGCCAAGCCCTCTCCGCCGCGGTCCACGCGTCGATGCGGGAGGTGTTCCAGATCCCGGAGGACGACTTCTTCCATGTCGTGCACGACATGGAGCCCGGCGACATCCTGCACCCGTCGACGTTCTTCGGCATCGAACGCAGCACCGACTCGGTGATCATCCGTATGACGTTCAACCACCGGCCCCCCGAGCAGAAGGCAGCGCTCTTCGAAGCCGTCGCCGACCGCATCACGGCCACCACGGGGATGCGCCGGGAGGACATCCTGATGACTGTTCTGGAGACCGCTTCGGAGAACTGGTGGGTGCACGGCCGGACCGTCGACCCCGACACCGGGTTCGACACCCGGATGAGCCCCGAGGCCATGCGGGCCGGTCACGTGGGCTGA
- a CDS encoding DUF309 domain-containing protein: MDETRRDRDTEGRAHNARPRDGLGRPLPYGSPGVERQPEGVVRTPEETVREAQRLLEAGMPFHAHEVFEDAWKSGPLAERELWRGLAQLAVGLTHAARGNATGGARLLRRGAAALTEFTESVESVEREQFTGEPGGSPAHGIDVGALAGWGRELAGRVEAPGAEPVDAAAEAPRLRGVGR, from the coding sequence GTGGACGAGACACGCAGGGACCGCGACACCGAAGGCCGGGCGCACAACGCGCGCCCCCGGGACGGGCTGGGGCGCCCCCTGCCGTACGGCTCACCGGGGGTGGAGCGGCAGCCCGAGGGTGTGGTCCGCACCCCGGAGGAGACCGTGCGGGAGGCGCAGCGGCTGCTGGAGGCCGGGATGCCGTTCCACGCCCATGAGGTTTTCGAGGACGCGTGGAAGTCGGGCCCTTTGGCGGAACGGGAGTTGTGGCGTGGGCTGGCCCAGCTGGCGGTCGGGCTGACCCATGCGGCCCGGGGCAATGCGACGGGCGGGGCGCGGCTGCTGCGGCGGGGTGCTGCGGCGCTCACGGAGTTCACGGAGTCCGTGGAGTCCGTGGAGCGCGAGCAGTTCACCGGGGAGCCCGGCGGGTCCCCGGCGCACGGGATCGATGTCGGTGCGCTGGCCGGCTGGGGGCGCGAGCTCGCCGGGCGGGTGGAGGCACCGGGCGCGGAGCCCGTCGACGCCGCTGCCGAGGCGCCGAGGCTGCGGGGCGTCGGCCGGTAG
- a CDS encoding AAA family ATPase, producing the protein MQPSRPLYEREPEIAAAAQAVDALCGAQASGGLLIFSGEAGIGKTALLAEIQAMAADRCTVWSARGGETVTSVPFHVVRQLLQPELEQLPADDVRALFGSWYEIAAPALGLVEPTGPQPDPQGVRDGLDWVVSRLASRLSHRPLLLLIDDAHWADGESLAWLASFTARLGELRVLVVQAHRPEELAAREPARSAVGGHPAQVRVALRALTPDATAELVRAGLGEHADDPFCREVWAVTGGNPYEAVELVAKVQDRELAPLEDSAGLLRELGASARGSGLVARLERLGTNANRFAWAAAVLGTDISQDLAATLAGMSPAEAADCTARLREARIVSGFDPLEFVHPLIATAVYRSIPPATRTAMHGRAAWAITRAGLGPAAASRHLLEVHPDDDQELVGQLRAAAAQHLAVGAPEAARRCLERALQEPPRQDVRATLLYELGCATLLSSPPTTVRHLRAALDLPGLADNLRVDATFRLAAALSHNNQLKEAALALAAEAERTAPGPGLMRLQAAHFLWEGMQATEDDGPGRSRRLAANADHLTGRDNAERALLTLRAFDAMLRGENSQLIVDLCERALVNGHPARGLGWTDAEWGFELPTLLGITYAFTDRLDRAEELFGEAVRAFEISGWSGAHLAFAHTLLGLVNRRRGRLAEAEGFLREGLRLADRVGSGLPVHWDAACLLIDTLLARGRVTEARKIADQYDFGTPYPSAMVLPDGPCVRGRLLLAEGRTKEAVTELEAAGQALEPRGRFNGIWGPWAGDLARALADEDPARAARIANSARVHAERFGTETAIGEALRCVALFARPEEAEQLLGEAVRHLEASPSGYEFALALYEYGIAARSPRELARAHKLATACGAESLATRAQQARASMRSTE; encoded by the coding sequence ATGCAACCGTCCCGGCCGCTGTACGAGCGCGAACCGGAGATCGCCGCTGCCGCACAAGCCGTCGACGCACTCTGCGGCGCGCAGGCGTCCGGCGGGCTGCTGATCTTCAGCGGTGAGGCCGGCATCGGCAAGACAGCACTGCTGGCCGAGATCCAGGCCATGGCGGCCGACCGGTGCACCGTCTGGTCCGCACGCGGCGGCGAGACAGTCACCTCCGTACCGTTCCACGTCGTACGCCAACTGCTCCAGCCCGAACTCGAACAGCTCCCCGCCGACGACGTACGCGCCCTGTTCGGGTCCTGGTACGAGATCGCCGCGCCCGCCCTCGGCCTCGTCGAGCCGACCGGTCCGCAGCCCGACCCGCAGGGCGTGCGCGACGGCCTCGACTGGGTCGTCTCACGGCTCGCCTCCCGGCTGAGCCACCGCCCGCTGCTGCTCCTCATCGACGACGCGCACTGGGCCGACGGTGAATCCCTCGCCTGGCTGGCCTCGTTCACCGCCAGGCTCGGCGAACTGCGCGTCCTGGTCGTCCAGGCACACCGGCCCGAGGAACTCGCCGCCCGGGAGCCGGCCCGCAGCGCCGTGGGCGGGCATCCGGCACAGGTACGGGTCGCGCTGCGGGCCCTCACCCCGGACGCCACCGCCGAACTGGTCCGCGCGGGGCTCGGGGAACACGCCGACGACCCGTTCTGCCGCGAGGTCTGGGCCGTCACCGGCGGCAACCCGTACGAGGCTGTCGAACTCGTCGCCAAGGTCCAGGACCGCGAGCTGGCCCCGCTGGAGGACTCCGCCGGGCTGCTGCGTGAACTCGGCGCATCGGCACGCGGCAGCGGGCTCGTCGCCCGGCTCGAACGGCTCGGCACCAACGCCAACCGGTTCGCCTGGGCCGCCGCCGTGCTCGGCACCGACATCTCGCAGGACCTCGCCGCGACGCTGGCCGGAATGAGCCCCGCGGAGGCGGCGGACTGCACGGCCCGGCTGCGCGAGGCCCGTATCGTCAGCGGCTTCGACCCGCTGGAGTTCGTGCACCCGCTGATCGCCACCGCCGTGTACCGCTCGATTCCGCCCGCCACCCGCACCGCCATGCACGGCCGGGCGGCCTGGGCCATCACCCGTGCCGGTCTCGGCCCCGCCGCGGCCTCCCGGCACCTGCTCGAAGTCCATCCGGACGACGACCAGGAGCTGGTCGGGCAACTGCGGGCAGCCGCGGCGCAGCACCTCGCGGTCGGCGCCCCCGAGGCGGCCCGCCGCTGTCTGGAACGGGCTCTCCAGGAACCGCCGCGCCAGGACGTGCGCGCCACCCTGCTCTACGAACTGGGCTGCGCCACGCTGCTCAGCTCGCCACCCACCACGGTGCGGCATCTGCGTGCCGCGCTCGACCTTCCCGGCCTCGCCGACAACCTGCGGGTCGACGCCACCTTCCGGCTCGCCGCCGCGCTGTCCCACAACAACCAGCTGAAGGAGGCCGCGCTCGCCCTCGCGGCCGAGGCGGAGCGCACGGCGCCCGGCCCCGGCCTGATGCGCCTGCAGGCCGCGCATTTCCTCTGGGAGGGCATGCAGGCCACCGAGGACGACGGTCCGGGCCGCTCCCGCCGGCTCGCGGCCAACGCCGACCACCTCACGGGCCGGGACAATGCCGAACGGGCCCTGCTCACCCTGCGCGCCTTCGACGCGATGCTGCGCGGTGAGAACTCCCAGCTGATCGTCGACCTCTGCGAACGCGCCCTGGTCAACGGCCATCCCGCCCGGGGCCTCGGCTGGACCGATGCGGAGTGGGGCTTCGAGCTCCCCACCCTGCTCGGCATCACCTACGCCTTCACCGACCGGCTCGACCGCGCCGAGGAACTCTTCGGCGAAGCGGTGCGGGCCTTCGAGATCTCCGGCTGGAGCGGCGCCCACCTGGCGTTCGCCCATACGCTCCTCGGTCTGGTCAACCGCCGTCGCGGCCGCCTCGCGGAGGCGGAGGGCTTCCTGCGCGAGGGGCTCCGCCTCGCCGACCGCGTCGGCAGCGGACTGCCCGTCCACTGGGACGCCGCCTGCCTGCTCATCGACACACTGCTGGCCCGTGGCCGGGTCACCGAGGCCCGCAAGATCGCCGACCAGTACGACTTCGGCACGCCCTACCCCAGCGCCATGGTGCTGCCCGACGGGCCGTGCGTCCGGGGCCGCCTGCTGCTGGCCGAAGGCCGTACGAAGGAAGCCGTCACCGAGCTGGAAGCCGCCGGACAGGCCCTCGAACCGCGCGGCAGGTTCAACGGCATCTGGGGCCCCTGGGCCGGCGACCTGGCACGCGCACTGGCCGACGAGGACCCGGCCCGCGCCGCCCGGATCGCCAACTCGGCCCGGGTGCACGCCGAGCGCTTCGGCACGGAGACCGCGATCGGCGAGGCACTGCGCTGCGTCGCGCTGTTCGCCCGCCCGGAGGAGGCCGAACAACTGCTGGGCGAGGCCGTCCGCCATCTGGAGGCGTCCCCCTCCGGCTACGAGTTCGCCCTCGCCCTCTACGAGTACGGCATCGCGGCCCGCTCCCCGCGAGAACTCGCGCGGGCACACAAGCTGGCGACGGCCTGCGGCGCGGAATCCCTGGCGACCCGCGCCCAGCAGGCACGGGCGTCAATGCGGTCCACCGAGTGA